The Christiangramia flava JLT2011 region AAAAGCTGGCAATTGGCCGATGCCGCAAAAAATTTAAAACCGTATGTAAAACCTGATACTATTTTTCTTCCATTACAAAATGGAGTGAGAAATTCCGAGATACTAATAGAGTATTTTTCTTCGCAGCAAATCTTAGGTGGACTTTGTAACCTTATTAGTTATATCGAGGCGCCAGGGGTAATCCAGCATACAGACTTTGTTCCAACGATAACTTTTGGTGAACTCACCAAAAAGAAAACAAAACGGCTAAAAGCCCTAAGCAAATTATTTGACCAGGCGGATATAAAAAATATAATCGCAGAGGATATCCAGCGTGAAATATGGAAAAAATTTCTATTTATATGTACCATTAGCGGTTTGGGCGGACTTACACGTGTACCTATTGGGAAAATGAGAGATAGCCGCTATCTTTCCGAGATAATGAAAAATACTGCGAATGAAATTTTATTTCTTGCCCAGGCTAAAGGAATAAATTTGAGTACAGATGATGTCGCTAAAGTTTTCAAGATCATTGCTGATCAGGATCCTGAAAGCACTGCCTCTACTCAACGCGACCTAATGAATGGTCGTCCTTCAGAATTAGAAACCTTTAACGGCTATGTTGTCCATGAGGCACAAAAAGAAAATATTTCAGTACCTGTGAATACATTTATATATGAATGCCTATCGCCTATGGAACGAATGGCACGAGAAAAAACACCTTCTTAAGGTTAACCTTAAAATATACCTTATTCAGAATTTAGGAATAAATTCTTCCATACTTATATAGTTTGCAATAATTTTTGATAACTCAGAATAAAATTTTTTCTGAATTCAATGCATAAGATTCTTATCCTTATGCTTCCTTTTACCATCCCCTTTCCTTTTTTAGAACGCAAAATACCAACATTCAGAAGTTAGCCGGGCAGCATAAACCACTCGGCTACGCGCTCCCTTTTTATATGCCCTTGAACTAATTCTGAATGTTGAATCCTATCTGCATCAAAAAAGGATAACAGTGATGGCACTACGGGAAGTAAATTCTAACATCAACATTATGAAATCATTTCAGCTACATATCAATTCCTTCTCTTCAATTCCAAAAAATCAAAAAAGGAAAAACGCTCCAGATACAAAAAGTAAATTTTTAAACCTACCCGTGGGTTACAGCGGGAAAACCTTTTATTAATATTAATTCTTTTATTATGAGAACTATCAGAAACAAAGTACAGCTTATCGGAAACGTGGGAAACCCTCCTGAAATCCGAAACCTTGAAAGTGGTAAGAAAGTAGCCTCCTTTTCACTGGCCACTAATTACAACTACCGCACCTCAAGCGGAGAAAAAGTGCAGGAAACTCAATGGCACAACCTGGTAGCCTGGGGAAAAGCCGCTGAGATTATCGAAACTCATGTAGGCAAAGGCAAAGAAATTGCCGTAGAAGGAAAATTATCTTCAAGATCCTATGAAGATCAGGAAGGAGTTAAACGCTATGTAACCGAAATAATGGTTTCGGAAATCCTCCTTTTAGGTAATAAACCCTCTGAGAATTAAACACAAAAGAGGGCCGGTCTTTCCTCAACACTGCGCCCTCTTTCTATTAACCCTTAATAGAGTAAACTATGAAAACCAAAGTTAATGAAATATCGCTCAAATACCTCGGGAATTTTAAAATCGCAGAGGCTCCGAAAATTAGTTCCTCCTACGACGCGAAAGAGGTATTTTATAAAAGCTGGGACAAAGATAGGATCGGCCTACAGGAATCTTTTAAAGTAATGCTCCTTAACAATGCCAACCGAATTAAAGGCATCTTCGAAGTATCTACCGGTGGCATTACCGGGACTTTAGTAGATCTTCGCATCGTTTTTGCAGTGGCACTAAAGTCTATGAGTACAGGCATTATCATTGCCCATAACCATCCCTCCGGCACGCTCTATCCCAGCCAGGCCGATAAGCAGCTTACTAAAAAGATCAAAAACGCTTCGGAGTTTCTCGATGTGAAGCTTCTGGATCACCTGATCCTTACGCCTGACGGTGATTGTTTCTCCTTTGCCGATGAAGCTATTTTATAAGCTTAATCCAACTTAATTTACCAAGGGATGTTCTGCATCCCTTTTCTTTTTTACAAAAATCCACTCTAAACCTTGAGGAAATCGTAATTCTTAATATGACAGAATCTTAAAATCTCATAGTAATAGTCAATGGTAAATTATTGTAACTAATTTCCTGCTGCTTTGACTTTTGCCCCGGCAAAAAAAGGAAAAGCAAGAGGATAACCCGCTACGCGAGGTTATGGCCAATTTTTCATTGGAAACGATTTCAAAGGTGCGGTTTTGATAGCAACAAAAATGATGCTAACGGAAAGGGAAATGATTTTTTAGTAATAAGGCTCCGAACCTCCCGTAAAATGGCGAATTTTTTAGTAAAAAATGGATACAACATTTGAAAAAGAAGGTTTTACAACCTTAAAAATTAAAGTCTCGGTAGCTCAAAAATTCAGGCAATACAGCCTGGAGATGGGAAAATCTCAATCCCTAACGTTACTCCTGATGCTGGAATTCTTTTTTTATAACAACATCTCACCTACAGAATCCCTGGGACCGCGGATGCAAACACTGGAAACCTCCATCAAAAAAAGAATTAATGCCATGATTGCCATCATCCGCGATATCGAGCAAAATCAAACCATTCCTACCAAAGGAATGTTAGAAGCTTTATTTTCCGAACTCCCTGGGCAAAGCCAAAAGAAAGCCATCAACTCCTTTCAGGAAGCTTTTAAAAACTTAAACAGCGGTTCTGCAACACCTCCGTCGCCCCCTGAAATTGATCATAAGGACATTCGAAATATCCTCAGAAATATTGAACTCGTCCAACCCACTTTTGGCAAACCCTACCTGAAAATCAAACTATCCCCCAAAGAAGTCAATAATCTTAAATCTAAATACCATGTATATCACAATTAGTCCCCAAAAACTCGGCGATTCCTACTCGACCAGTGTAGCTGATTTTGTCGAATACCTGGAAAAGGAAAATAAAGAGCTTCACTCCGACCACCAGGAACTTTTCTTTTCCCAGGATCTGGAACTTATATCTCCCAAAGAAGTGGTTCGCGAAATCGATGCAAATACCGCCAAAGTACCCTGAGATATTTTGAAGTCTCGCCAGATAATTATCTACCCGCAGAAAAGTTTGAGCAAAAATTCTTTGAAATGGATGCCAGGTCTAAAAGGAATAGAATATAGATATGGATTTTGTTTAAGTCCCGGCTACTTATCATGTTTAATCGTGGGAGTGAAGAATAAACCAACCTTTTAATATTATTTCAA contains the following coding sequences:
- a CDS encoding DUF5712 family protein, giving the protein MYITISPQKLGDSYSTSVADFVEYLEKENKELHSDHQELFFSQDLELISPKEVVREIDANTAKVP
- a CDS encoding BfmA/BtgA family mobilization protein, with the protein product MDTTFEKEGFTTLKIKVSVAQKFRQYSLEMGKSQSLTLLLMLEFFFYNNISPTESLGPRMQTLETSIKKRINAMIAIIRDIEQNQTIPTKGMLEALFSELPGQSQKKAINSFQEAFKNLNSGSATPPSPPEIDHKDIRNILRNIELVQPTFGKPYLKIKLSPKEVNNLKSKYHVYHN
- a CDS encoding single-stranded DNA-binding protein, yielding MRTIRNKVQLIGNVGNPPEIRNLESGKKVASFSLATNYNYRTSSGEKVQETQWHNLVAWGKAAEIIETHVGKGKEIAVEGKLSSRSYEDQEGVKRYVTEIMVSEILLLGNKPSEN
- a CDS encoding ketopantoate reductase family protein — its product is MNILVYGIGGVGGYFGAKLATTEHHITFIARGAHMEAIIRNGISVNSILGDFHSHPNLVTDDLNEIQAPDLVIFGVKSWQLADAAKNLKPYVKPDTIFLPLQNGVRNSEILIEYFSSQQILGGLCNLISYIEAPGVIQHTDFVPTITFGELTKKKTKRLKALSKLFDQADIKNIIAEDIQREIWKKFLFICTISGLGGLTRVPIGKMRDSRYLSEIMKNTANEILFLAQAKGINLSTDDVAKVFKIIADQDPESTASTQRDLMNGRPSELETFNGYVVHEAQKENISVPVNTFIYECLSPMERMAREKTPS
- a CDS encoding JAB domain-containing protein, which codes for MKTKVNEISLKYLGNFKIAEAPKISSSYDAKEVFYKSWDKDRIGLQESFKVMLLNNANRIKGIFEVSTGGITGTLVDLRIVFAVALKSMSTGIIIAHNHPSGTLYPSQADKQLTKKIKNASEFLDVKLLDHLILTPDGDCFSFADEAIL